Part of the Nerophis lumbriciformis linkage group LG24, RoL_Nlum_v2.1, whole genome shotgun sequence genome, AATTTCAATAAGTGaataacatatataaaataataaagaatCATTTCAATAAGTGAATAAAAGATAACATAATATAGAATCAATTCAATAAgtgaataaaaaataacataatatAGAATCATTTCAATAAgtgaataacatttttaaaataatgtaaaataatttCAACAAgtgaataaaatgtataaaagatAATAGAATCATTTCAACAAGTgaataaaatatgtaaaagaaTATAGAATCATTTCAACAATGAAGATTGGATTTTGCCACCTGAAAACAAAGTCACATTTAAAGACATCACACTTGACTAAATGGAGGATGTaacaaagtgtgtgtgtttgtgcatgtattaatggaaggatcattaccttttttttttaggtagaGGCTACACCCCCAAGACGAGGTGGTGCGTCCCGGCCCACACAGTTGCCCATCGGGGTCAATGTGGGGTCGTCATGAAAAATTATTGGTTGTAAatgtaacattaataataaaacattgcagtgattattaataaataaacttGGTGTCATCATGAAAAATGATTGGTTGTAAATGTAAcattaataataagacattttgaatgtctaccgcttgtccctgatggatggatggatggaaacttggTGATCGATGAAGTAGAATGCCTACAGTACCACACAGCACCAGAGGGGGCGCAGTGTGCCAGGGTGTGTATTGTTGGACAGACAATGCCTGCAGTACCACACAGCACCAGAGGGGGCGGAGTGTGCCAGGGTGTGTATTGTTGGACAGACGAAGCAATGGTAGAGTTACAAAGTTTTATTTGGTGTGTGCTCCAATcaggagagagaaaaaaaaagtcacatatTGTTGAATCCCATCATGCCTTTCATGTTCCCTGCTGCCCCCTGCTGGAACTGCCGCATCATAGACTGAAGTCCCGCCATGCCACCTGCACACCAACCTGGTCAGTCCCTGTGGGTCATGTGACCTGGGGGCGGAGTCTTACTTACCCATGTGGTGCAGCACCCGCGGGTCCATCATCTTGGCCATCTGCTGGTTGAGTTTGGCCATCTGAGACGGGTTGACGTTCTTGGACATGTCTCctcctgcacgcacacacacacgcacatttacACACGtgtatacacacaaacacgcacgtgtacacacacacacgcacgtgtacacacacacccacacacacatatgcgcacacacacacacgtacgtacacacacacacacatacgtacacgtacatacacacacacacacgtacgtacacacacgtacacacacacacacatgtacacactcaCGTATGTACGCACACAAAGGTACACTAGTGTGTCAACAACAGGTGTGCAGATGATGGACAGCAGATGTCACCTTTGAAGAGGCCTTTGATCCCGCCCATCTTCTTCACCATCTGAGCAAACTTGGTGTACTGGGTCAAAAGTTCTTGGACATCTCGAGTGGCCACGCCCGCTCCTCGTGACACACGCTGGATTCTGTTGGGCTGCTTGCTGAACAACTTGGCCCCGTCCTTACTGTCCAACTCtgtgcacacgcacacactcttgtcaggcgtgtgtgtgtgtgtgtgtgtgtgtatgtgtgtgtgtgtgtgtgtgtgtgtgtgtgtgttaccttggtcATTCATGCTGTCCATGATAGTCATGAGTTTTTTTAGTCTGGCCATTGATTCTTGCTCATTTCCTTTACTCATAAAGTCTGTTCCAAAGCCTGGAATCattccctacacacacacacacacacacacaattaagcTTCAGCAGAGTTCAAAGGTCACACAGTGTTTACCATTATTTGTCCAAAAGGTCCCATCTTCATGATGTTCTGGAACTGTTCATACATGTCTCTCAGTGTGAACTGTCCTGAGGATCACAGCTTTACAGTTAGCACCATCACTTGCACTCGCTTACAGTTAGCATCATCACCTGCTCTAACTTACAGTTAGCATCATCACCTGCACTAACTTACAGTTAGCATCATCACCTGCACTAACTTACAGTTAGCATCATCACCTGCACTAACTTACAGTTAGCATCATCAAATAAGGTTGGAGGTGTCACCATGTTTCAACTTGTCAATCAGCTCCTCGTTGTCGTCCAACTTGAGCTCGTTGACTCGGTCGATCAAGCCCTCGATGTCGCCCATACCTGACAGGAAGAGGAAGTGAGGTCATGTGTTTGCAGGGGTGAGCAGCAGGTGTCAGTGTGACAGGAAGAGGAAGTGAGGTCATGTGTTTGCAGGGGTGAGCAGCAGGTGTCAGTGTGACCGGAAGAGAAAGTGAGGTCATGTGTTTGCATTGGTGAGCAGCAGGTGGCGTACCAAGAAGTTTACTGATGAAGGGCTGCGTCTTGAAGGGCTCGAAGTCATCGATGTGCTCGCCTGTTCCGATGAAGATGATTGGACTCCTGGTCGCCGCCACCCTGAAACGCAAGGCGGGTCAGATGTACGCCCATCATCCACCTGAGAGCAATCTTACGCGCTCAAAGCTCCGCCTCCTTTGGCGTGGCCGTCTAGCTTGGTGATGATGACCGACGCCACGTCCACTTTGTCTTTGAAGGCTTTGGCCTGCGATTCACAGGCCTGACCGATGGAGGCGTCCATCACGTAGACGATGTTGTCTGGTTGCTATGGAAACCCCTACAGCGTCATCCCAGGCAGAATCCAGTCAGAGGACGATGCGTTCAAGTACTCACCACAGCATTGGACACTTGCAACATCTCTTCAAACAGAGAGTCTTCCTGTTTGTGTCTCCCACTTGTGTCCACGATGATGATTTCAAAGTTCTCTCCTTTGAATTTCTCCACCCCCTCTGCTGCAATCACCACTGGGTCCATCTCCGTGTAACTAGTACACAACATAACCATGTAACTAgtacacaacatatatacatcACCATGTAACTAgtacacaacatatatacatcTCCGTGTAACTAGTACACAACATATATAAATCTCCGTGTAACTAgtacacaacatatatacatcTCAGTGTAACTAgtacacaacatatatacatcACCATGTAACTAgtacacaacatatatacatcTCTGTGTAACTAgtacacaacatatatacatcACCATGTAACTAgtacacaacatatatacatcTCTGTGTAACTAgtacacaacatatatacatGACCATGTAACTAgtacacaacatatatacatTTCTGTGTAACTAgtacacaacatatatacatcacaatgtacacaacatatatacatGACCATGTAACTCgtacacaacatatatacatcTCTGTGTAACTAGTACACaacatataccggtatacataacattgtacacaacatatatacatcACCATGTAACTAGTACACAACATTCTGTATATACATCACAATGtacactacatatatacatcACCATGTAACTAGTACACAACTTCTCCACTCCCTCTGCTGCAATCACCACTGGGTCCATCTCCGTGTAACTAgtacacaacatatatacatcTCCGTGTAACtagtacacaacataaatacatcaccatgtatacaacatatatacatcCCCATGTAACTAGCACACAACTTCTCCACCCCCTCTGTTGCAATCACCACTGGGTCCATCTCTGTAACTAGTACACAACACAACCATGTAACTAGCACACAACATATATACATCACCATGTACACCTCATCTGCTGCAATCACCACTGGGTCCATCTCTGTGTAATTAGTACACAACATGACCATGTAACTaatacacaacatatatacatcACCATGTAACTAGTACACAACACATATACATCACCat contains:
- the srp54 gene encoding signal recognition particle subunit SRP54, coding for MVLADLGRKITSALRSLSNATIINEEVLNAMLKEVCAALLEADVNIKLVKQLRENVKAAIDLEEMASGLNKRRMIQHSVFKELVKLVDPGVKAWTPVKGKNNVIMFVGLQGSGKTTTCSKLAYYYQRKGWKTCLICADTFRAGAFDQLKQNATKARIPFYGSYTEMDPVVIAAEGVEKFKGENFEIIIVDTSGRHKQEDSLFEEMLQVSNAVQPDNIVYVMDASIGQACESQAKAFKDKVDVASVIITKLDGHAKGGGALSAVAATRSPIIFIGTGEHIDDFEPFKTQPFISKLLGMGDIEGLIDRVNELKLDDNEELIDKLKHGQFTLRDMYEQFQNIMKMGPFGQIMGMIPGFGTDFMSKGNEQESMARLKKLMTIMDSMNDQELDSKDGAKLFSKQPNRIQRVSRGAGVATRDVQELLTQYTKFAQMVKKMGGIKGLFKGGDMSKNVNPSQMAKLNQQMAKMMDPRVLHHMGGMAGLQSMMRQFQQGAAGNMKGMMGFNNM